The following proteins are co-located in the Macaca thibetana thibetana isolate TM-01 chromosome 6, ASM2454274v1, whole genome shotgun sequence genome:
- the CCDC112 gene encoding coiled-coil domain-containing protein 112 isoform X1: MAALTTVVVAAAATAVAGAVAGAGAATGTGVGATPAPQQSDGCFSTSGGIRPFHLQNWKQKVNQTKKAEFVRTAEKFKNQVINMEKDKHSHFYNQKSDFRIEHSMLEELENKLINSRKTERAKIQQQLAKIHNNVKKLQHQLKDVKPTPDFVEKLREMMEEIENAINTFKEEQRLIYEELIKEEKTTNNELSAISRKIDTWALGNSETEKAFRAISSKVPVDKVTPSTLPEEVLDFEKFLQQTGGRQGGWDDYDHQNFVKVRNKHKGKPTFMEEVLEHLPGKTQDEVQQHEKWYQKFLALEERKKESIQSWKTKKQQKREEIFKLNEKANNTPMLFHNKQEDNQKQKEEQRKKQKLAVEAWKKQKSIEMSMKYASHLKEEEEKEKKRQKERQRQFKLKLLLESYTQQKKEQEEFLRLEKEIREKAEKAEKRKTAADEISRFQERDLHKLELKILDRQAKEDEKAQKQRRLAKLKEKVENNVSRDPSRLYKPTKGWEERTKKIGPTGSGPLLHIPHRAIPTWRQGIQRRV; the protein is encoded by the exons ATGGCCGCACTGACGACGGTTGTGGTAGCGGCTGCGGCCACCGCGGTAGCCGGGGCTGTGGCAGGGGCGGGCGCGGCCACCGGGACCGGCGTGGGAGCAACGCCAGCGCCTCAACAG AGTGATGGCTGTTTTAGTACTTCAGGTGGAATTCGTCCTTTTCATCTTCAAAACTGGAAGCAGAAAGTTAATCAGACTAAGAAAGCAGAATTCGTACGCACAGCAGAAAAATTTAAGAATCA AGTAATTAACatggaaaaagataaacacaGTCATTTCTACAACCAAAAAAGTGACTTCAGAATTGAGCATAGTATGCTAGAagaattggaaaataaattaattaacagcaggaaaacagaaa GAGCAAAAATCCAGCAACAATTGGCCAAAATACATAACAATGTAAAGAAACTGCAGCATCAGTTAAAAGATGTGAAGCCTACACCTGATT TTGTTGAGAAGCTCAGAGAAATGatggaagaaattgaaaatgCAATTAACACTTTTAAAGAAGAGCAGAGGTTGAT atatgaAGAGCTAATTAAAGAAGAGAAGACAACTAATAATGAGTTGAGTGCCATATCAAGAAAAATTGACACATGGGCTTTGGGTAATTCAGAAACAGAGAAAGCTTTCAGAGCAATCTCAAGCAAAGTTCCTGTAGACAAAGTAACACCAAGTACTCTTCCAGAAGAGGTACTAGATTTTGAAAAATTCCTTCAGCAAACAGGAGGGCGACAAGGTGGCTGGGATGATTATGATCACCAGAACTTTGTAAAGGTGAGAAACAAACATAAAGGGAAGCCAACATTTATGGAAGAAGTTCTAGAACACCTTCCTGGAAAAACACAAGATGAAGTTCAACAGCATGAGAAATGGTATCAAAAGTTTCTGGctctagaagaaagaaaaaaagag tcGATTCAGAGTTGGAAAACTAAAAAGCAGcaaaaaagggaggaaattttCAAGTTAAACGAAAAGGCAAACAACACACCTATGCTTTTTCATAATAAACAAGAAGAtaatcaaaagcaaaaagaagaacaaagaaagaaacagaaattggcAGTTGAAGcttggaagaaacagaaaagtatagAAATGTCAATGAAATATGCTTCCCacttaaaagaagaggaagagaaagagaaaaaacgtCAGAAAGAACGCCAGCGCCAGTTTAAGTTAAAATTACTACTAGAAAGTTatacccagcagaagaaagaacaggaagaaTTTTTGAGGCTTGAAAAGGAGATAAGGGAAAAggcagaaaaggcagaaaaaaggaaaactgctGCTGATGAAATTTCCAGATTTCAAGAAAGA gatttacATAAACTTGAATTGAAAATTCTAGATAGACAGGCAAAGGAAGATGAAAAggcacaaaaacaaagaagactggcaaaattaaaagaaaag GTTGAAAACAATGTTAGTAGAGATCCCTCTAGGCTTTACAAACCCACGAAAGGTTGGGAAGAACGAACCAAAAAGATAGGACCAACAGGCTCTGGGCCACTTCTACATATCCCACATAG gGCTATTCCAACCTGGAGACAAGGAATACAGAGAAGAGTATGA
- the CCDC112 gene encoding coiled-coil domain-containing protein 112 isoform X2 has product MGWSEAEVFPVIGLGPFLGGEDQSDGCFSTSGGIRPFHLQNWKQKVNQTKKAEFVRTAEKFKNQVINMEKDKHSHFYNQKSDFRIEHSMLEELENKLINSRKTERAKIQQQLAKIHNNVKKLQHQLKDVKPTPDFVEKLREMMEEIENAINTFKEEQRLIYEELIKEEKTTNNELSAISRKIDTWALGNSETEKAFRAISSKVPVDKVTPSTLPEEVLDFEKFLQQTGGRQGGWDDYDHQNFVKVRNKHKGKPTFMEEVLEHLPGKTQDEVQQHEKWYQKFLALEERKKESIQSWKTKKQQKREEIFKLNEKANNTPMLFHNKQEDNQKQKEEQRKKQKLAVEAWKKQKSIEMSMKYASHLKEEEEKEKKRQKERQRQFKLKLLLESYTQQKKEQEEFLRLEKEIREKAEKAEKRKTAADEISRFQERDLHKLELKILDRQAKEDEKAQKQRRLAKLKEKVENNVSRDPSRLYKPTKGWEERTKKIGPTGSGPLLHIPHRAIPTWRQGIQRRV; this is encoded by the exons ATGGGATGGTCGGAGGCAGAGGTGTTTCCAGTGATCGGCTTAGGACCCTTTCTAGGTGGTGAGGACCAG AGTGATGGCTGTTTTAGTACTTCAGGTGGAATTCGTCCTTTTCATCTTCAAAACTGGAAGCAGAAAGTTAATCAGACTAAGAAAGCAGAATTCGTACGCACAGCAGAAAAATTTAAGAATCA AGTAATTAACatggaaaaagataaacacaGTCATTTCTACAACCAAAAAAGTGACTTCAGAATTGAGCATAGTATGCTAGAagaattggaaaataaattaattaacagcaggaaaacagaaa GAGCAAAAATCCAGCAACAATTGGCCAAAATACATAACAATGTAAAGAAACTGCAGCATCAGTTAAAAGATGTGAAGCCTACACCTGATT TTGTTGAGAAGCTCAGAGAAATGatggaagaaattgaaaatgCAATTAACACTTTTAAAGAAGAGCAGAGGTTGAT atatgaAGAGCTAATTAAAGAAGAGAAGACAACTAATAATGAGTTGAGTGCCATATCAAGAAAAATTGACACATGGGCTTTGGGTAATTCAGAAACAGAGAAAGCTTTCAGAGCAATCTCAAGCAAAGTTCCTGTAGACAAAGTAACACCAAGTACTCTTCCAGAAGAGGTACTAGATTTTGAAAAATTCCTTCAGCAAACAGGAGGGCGACAAGGTGGCTGGGATGATTATGATCACCAGAACTTTGTAAAGGTGAGAAACAAACATAAAGGGAAGCCAACATTTATGGAAGAAGTTCTAGAACACCTTCCTGGAAAAACACAAGATGAAGTTCAACAGCATGAGAAATGGTATCAAAAGTTTCTGGctctagaagaaagaaaaaaagag tcGATTCAGAGTTGGAAAACTAAAAAGCAGcaaaaaagggaggaaattttCAAGTTAAACGAAAAGGCAAACAACACACCTATGCTTTTTCATAATAAACAAGAAGAtaatcaaaagcaaaaagaagaacaaagaaagaaacagaaattggcAGTTGAAGcttggaagaaacagaaaagtatagAAATGTCAATGAAATATGCTTCCCacttaaaagaagaggaagagaaagagaaaaaacgtCAGAAAGAACGCCAGCGCCAGTTTAAGTTAAAATTACTACTAGAAAGTTatacccagcagaagaaagaacaggaagaaTTTTTGAGGCTTGAAAAGGAGATAAGGGAAAAggcagaaaaggcagaaaaaaggaaaactgctGCTGATGAAATTTCCAGATTTCAAGAAAGA gatttacATAAACTTGAATTGAAAATTCTAGATAGACAGGCAAAGGAAGATGAAAAggcacaaaaacaaagaagactggcaaaattaaaagaaaag GTTGAAAACAATGTTAGTAGAGATCCCTCTAGGCTTTACAAACCCACGAAAGGTTGGGAAGAACGAACCAAAAAGATAGGACCAACAGGCTCTGGGCCACTTCTACATATCCCACATAG gGCTATTCCAACCTGGAGACAAGGAATACAGAGAAGAGTATGA
- the CCDC112 gene encoding coiled-coil domain-containing protein 112 isoform X3, which translates to MAALTTVVVAAAATAVAGAVAGAGAATGTGVGATPAPQQSDGCFSTSGGIRPFHLQNWKQKVNQTKKAEFVRTAEKFKNQVINMEKDKHSHFYNQKSDFRIEHSMLEELENKLINSRKTERAKIQQQLAKIHNNVKKLQHQLKDVKPTPDFVEKLREMMEEIENAINTFKEEQRLIYEELIKEEKTTNNELSAISRKIDTWALGNSETEKAFRAISSKVPVDKVTPSTLPEEVLDFEKFLQQTGGRQGGWDDYDHQNFVKVRNKHKGKPTFMEEVLEHLPGKTQDEVQQHEKWYQKFLALEERKKESIQSWKTKKQQKREEIFKLNEKANNTPMLFHNKQEDNQKQKEEQRKKQKLAVEAWKKQKSIEMSMKYASHLKEEEEKEKKRQKERQRQFKLKLLLESYTQQKKEQEEFLRLEKEIREKAEKAEKRKTAADEISRFQERVENNVSRDPSRLYKPTKGWEERTKKIGPTGSGPLLHIPHRAIPTWRQGIQRRV; encoded by the exons ATGGCCGCACTGACGACGGTTGTGGTAGCGGCTGCGGCCACCGCGGTAGCCGGGGCTGTGGCAGGGGCGGGCGCGGCCACCGGGACCGGCGTGGGAGCAACGCCAGCGCCTCAACAG AGTGATGGCTGTTTTAGTACTTCAGGTGGAATTCGTCCTTTTCATCTTCAAAACTGGAAGCAGAAAGTTAATCAGACTAAGAAAGCAGAATTCGTACGCACAGCAGAAAAATTTAAGAATCA AGTAATTAACatggaaaaagataaacacaGTCATTTCTACAACCAAAAAAGTGACTTCAGAATTGAGCATAGTATGCTAGAagaattggaaaataaattaattaacagcaggaaaacagaaa GAGCAAAAATCCAGCAACAATTGGCCAAAATACATAACAATGTAAAGAAACTGCAGCATCAGTTAAAAGATGTGAAGCCTACACCTGATT TTGTTGAGAAGCTCAGAGAAATGatggaagaaattgaaaatgCAATTAACACTTTTAAAGAAGAGCAGAGGTTGAT atatgaAGAGCTAATTAAAGAAGAGAAGACAACTAATAATGAGTTGAGTGCCATATCAAGAAAAATTGACACATGGGCTTTGGGTAATTCAGAAACAGAGAAAGCTTTCAGAGCAATCTCAAGCAAAGTTCCTGTAGACAAAGTAACACCAAGTACTCTTCCAGAAGAGGTACTAGATTTTGAAAAATTCCTTCAGCAAACAGGAGGGCGACAAGGTGGCTGGGATGATTATGATCACCAGAACTTTGTAAAGGTGAGAAACAAACATAAAGGGAAGCCAACATTTATGGAAGAAGTTCTAGAACACCTTCCTGGAAAAACACAAGATGAAGTTCAACAGCATGAGAAATGGTATCAAAAGTTTCTGGctctagaagaaagaaaaaaagag tcGATTCAGAGTTGGAAAACTAAAAAGCAGcaaaaaagggaggaaattttCAAGTTAAACGAAAAGGCAAACAACACACCTATGCTTTTTCATAATAAACAAGAAGAtaatcaaaagcaaaaagaagaacaaagaaagaaacagaaattggcAGTTGAAGcttggaagaaacagaaaagtatagAAATGTCAATGAAATATGCTTCCCacttaaaagaagaggaagagaaagagaaaaaacgtCAGAAAGAACGCCAGCGCCAGTTTAAGTTAAAATTACTACTAGAAAGTTatacccagcagaagaaagaacaggaagaaTTTTTGAGGCTTGAAAAGGAGATAAGGGAAAAggcagaaaaggcagaaaaaaggaaaactgctGCTGATGAAATTTCCAGATTTCAAGAAAGA GTTGAAAACAATGTTAGTAGAGATCCCTCTAGGCTTTACAAACCCACGAAAGGTTGGGAAGAACGAACCAAAAAGATAGGACCAACAGGCTCTGGGCCACTTCTACATATCCCACATAG gGCTATTCCAACCTGGAGACAAGGAATACAGAGAAGAGTATGA
- the CCDC112 gene encoding coiled-coil domain-containing protein 112 isoform X4: protein MEKDKHSHFYNQKSDFRIEHSMLEELENKLINSRKTERAKIQQQLAKIHNNVKKLQHQLKDVKPTPDFVEKLREMMEEIENAINTFKEEQRLIYEELIKEEKTTNNELSAISRKIDTWALGNSETEKAFRAISSKVPVDKVTPSTLPEEVLDFEKFLQQTGGRQGGWDDYDHQNFVKVRNKHKGKPTFMEEVLEHLPGKTQDEVQQHEKWYQKFLALEERKKESIQSWKTKKQQKREEIFKLNEKANNTPMLFHNKQEDNQKQKEEQRKKQKLAVEAWKKQKSIEMSMKYASHLKEEEEKEKKRQKERQRQFKLKLLLESYTQQKKEQEEFLRLEKEIREKAEKAEKRKTAADEISRFQERDLHKLELKILDRQAKEDEKAQKQRRLAKLKEKVENNVSRDPSRLYKPTKGWEERTKKIGPTGSGPLLHIPHRAIPTWRQGIQRRV, encoded by the exons atggaaaaagataaacacaGTCATTTCTACAACCAAAAAAGTGACTTCAGAATTGAGCATAGTATGCTAGAagaattggaaaataaattaattaacagcaggaaaacagaaa GAGCAAAAATCCAGCAACAATTGGCCAAAATACATAACAATGTAAAGAAACTGCAGCATCAGTTAAAAGATGTGAAGCCTACACCTGATT TTGTTGAGAAGCTCAGAGAAATGatggaagaaattgaaaatgCAATTAACACTTTTAAAGAAGAGCAGAGGTTGAT atatgaAGAGCTAATTAAAGAAGAGAAGACAACTAATAATGAGTTGAGTGCCATATCAAGAAAAATTGACACATGGGCTTTGGGTAATTCAGAAACAGAGAAAGCTTTCAGAGCAATCTCAAGCAAAGTTCCTGTAGACAAAGTAACACCAAGTACTCTTCCAGAAGAGGTACTAGATTTTGAAAAATTCCTTCAGCAAACAGGAGGGCGACAAGGTGGCTGGGATGATTATGATCACCAGAACTTTGTAAAGGTGAGAAACAAACATAAAGGGAAGCCAACATTTATGGAAGAAGTTCTAGAACACCTTCCTGGAAAAACACAAGATGAAGTTCAACAGCATGAGAAATGGTATCAAAAGTTTCTGGctctagaagaaagaaaaaaagag tcGATTCAGAGTTGGAAAACTAAAAAGCAGcaaaaaagggaggaaattttCAAGTTAAACGAAAAGGCAAACAACACACCTATGCTTTTTCATAATAAACAAGAAGAtaatcaaaagcaaaaagaagaacaaagaaagaaacagaaattggcAGTTGAAGcttggaagaaacagaaaagtatagAAATGTCAATGAAATATGCTTCCCacttaaaagaagaggaagagaaagagaaaaaacgtCAGAAAGAACGCCAGCGCCAGTTTAAGTTAAAATTACTACTAGAAAGTTatacccagcagaagaaagaacaggaagaaTTTTTGAGGCTTGAAAAGGAGATAAGGGAAAAggcagaaaaggcagaaaaaaggaaaactgctGCTGATGAAATTTCCAGATTTCAAGAAAGA gatttacATAAACTTGAATTGAAAATTCTAGATAGACAGGCAAAGGAAGATGAAAAggcacaaaaacaaagaagactggcaaaattaaaagaaaag GTTGAAAACAATGTTAGTAGAGATCCCTCTAGGCTTTACAAACCCACGAAAGGTTGGGAAGAACGAACCAAAAAGATAGGACCAACAGGCTCTGGGCCACTTCTACATATCCCACATAG gGCTATTCCAACCTGGAGACAAGGAATACAGAGAAGAGTATGA